Genomic window (Helianthus annuus cultivar XRQ/B chromosome 3, HanXRQr2.0-SUNRISE, whole genome shotgun sequence):
CGCTTTCTTCATCCTCGCCAACTTCGTATTCCTCGTCCTCCGTTTCCTCTTCACCCTCAGGTGGGACAtaccgaaccgaccatgcgtgTTGTACCAAATCAACCGTTAACGCGGAATGGTACGGTTTGTAACGCAATTCTCGTGCATtattcactctttcttccattgacgCCTGCGGATGCTCCTCCTGAACGGCTTCCGGTACATAATTTTGGCATATCGCCTTTCCTTCatcttccaaaatcatgttgtgcatgattatacaagcatacatagcatctctcattttttgaTTGGTCCATGtacgacaaggatttctcaaatacTGCCATTGTTGtttaagaaccccaaagcatctctcaatgtctTTTCGTGAAGACTCTTGGACCTTTTTAAAGTGTGCTCTTTTTTCATCGATAGGATCACTAAACGTCTTCACGACaatcgaatacctaggataaattCCGTCGCACAAATAATATCCATGAGGGTAGTAGTTTCCGTTTGCGTAAAAAGACGCTTTTGGAGCTCTTCCAGAAATCCAGTCCTCTAACCACGGAGATTGTTCAAAAACATTTatatcattgcatgacccgacCACGCCAAAGTATGCCGACCAAACCCAAAAGTCCTGTGAGGCAACCGCCTGAAGAATAACCGTAGGTCCCTTTTGGTCACCCCATGTGtgttgacctcgccatgcggtCGGGCAGTTATCCCAACGCCAATGCATGCATCCAAGCTCCCGATCATACCAGGCAAACCATGCTCAGACGAATGTACCTCGTAAATCTTTTAAAGGTCGTCCCATGTGGGAGTTCTAAGATAACGCGCACCATACAAATCTACAATACCTTTATAAAAACATACGTATACAAACATAAGCTTAAAAAAATACTTGTAATGTTTACTGTAAGGTATAGGAATGTACCCCGACAAAAATGCTCCAAGGTGTCTCGCATTGTTTCCGAATGAGTAAGCGTTTGTTTCTACGCATCATCGACGACTTGGAAACCAACTACGATTATTCTAAACAAAAAGCGGATGCGAAAGGGACACTTGGATTTACCGGTATTCAAAAGTGTACGTCGACGCTACGAGTCCTTGCTTACGGAAACATGACCGACATAAATGACGAGTATTAAAATACTCGTCATTTATGTCGGTCATGTTTCCGTAAGCAAGGACTCGTAGCGTCGACGTACACTTTTGAATACCGGTAAATCCAAGTGTCCCTTTCGCATCCGCTTTTTGTTTAGAATAATCGTAGTTGGTTTCCAAGTCGTCGAT
Coding sequences:
- the LOC110932349 gene encoding uncharacterized protein LOC110932349, whose protein sequence is MHWRWDNCPTAWRGQHTWGDQKGPTVILQAVASQDFWVWSAYFGVVGSCNDINVFEQSPWLEDWISGRAPKASFYANGNYYPHGYYLCDGIYPRYSIVVKTFSDPIDEKRAHFKKVQESSRKDIERCFGVLKQQWQYLRNPCHEGKAICQNYVPEAVQEEHPQASMEERVNNARELRYKPYHSALTVDLVQHAWSVRYVPPEGEEETEDEEYEVGEDEESEDEN